The segment TCATGCCCTCGGCGGGCATCTGGATCGACTGGGTCGCCGCCTGGTAGGCTGGCGGCAGGTGCCGGATCATCCCGTCGTGAAGGGCGCCGCTGAGCACCGTGCCGAGCAAGGCCACGGCCACTGTGGACCCCACCTGGCGGAAGAACTGGGTCGCGCTGCTGGCGGTGCCGAGGCGCTCCCTGGAGACGCTGTTCTGCACGGCCATGCCGTAGAGGGGCATGGACGGGCCGAAGACGAAGCCCAGGAGGACCATCAGCACCAGCACCTGCCAGAGGGGCGTGTCGACCCGCAGCACCTCGTGGAAGACCAGGAACAGCGCCACCGAGCCCACGGAACTCACCAGCAGCATGGGCTTGTAGCGCCCGTACCGGGTGGCCAGTTGGCCTGCCAGCAGGCTGCCGGCCATGGTGCCGAAGGTCAGGGGCGTCAGGGCCAGGCCCGAGTTGGAGGCCGAAAAACCCTTGACCTGCACCAGGTAGAGGGGCAGGAACATCACGCTGCCCAGGAAGGTGCCGCCGAAGAAGAGCAGGGCCAGCACCGACCAGCGGAAGGTGGGGTTGGCGAACAGGGTCAGGTCGAACAGCGGCTGCGGGCTGCGCCGCTCGACGGCGATGAACAGGCCGAGACCCACCGCCGCCAGCGCCAGGAGCCCGACGATGACCGGCGAGCTCCACGGGTAGGTCGAACCGCCCCAGGCACAGGCCAGGATCAGCGGCACCGTCCACAGGGCCATGGTCACCGCGCCCGGCAGGTCGAAGGCCGACCGCCGCACGGGCGGCAGCAGCGGCATGTGCCGCAGCAGGAAGTAGAGGGCCACGATGCCGACGGGCATGTTGACGTAGAAGACCCAGCGCCAGTTGATGTGGTCGGTCAGAAGGCCGCCCACCCAGGGGCCGATCACGCTGGACAGCCCGAAGACGGCAGCAAAGACGCCCTGGACCCGGCCGCGCTCCCGGGGCGGGTAGAGCAGGCCGATGGTGGTGATGGACGTGGCGAAGAGGCCCCCGCCGCCGATGCCCTGGAAGGCGCGGAAGGCGATCAGGGCGTCCATGCTGGGCGAGAGGCCGCACAGGGCCGAGCCGGCCAGGAACAGGCTGGCCGCCGTGGTGAACACCCACTTGCCCGGCAGGAGCTCGTTGAGGCGGCCGAAGATGGGCAGGGCCACCACGGTGGCCAGCAGGTAGGCCGTGGCCACCCAGGCGTAGCGGTCCAGGCCGTGGAGTTCCTCCACCACCCGGGGCATGGCCGTGGCCACGATGGTCTGGTCCAGGGCGCCCAGGAACATGGACAGCAGCACGCCGATCATCGCCAGGCGCCGCTCGCCCGGACGGTAGCCGGCCGGCGCCGCGCCGGCCTCAGCCACCCCTCCGGCCTGAGCCGCCCCTCCGGCCGCGGTGCCGGCCCACGCGCCGGCACCGGGCGCCGAGGCCGGTTCCGCGCCGGGGGACGCCGCCGTGGACGGCGACCCCCCTCCCGACCGGCCGGGGGTGCCCGCCCCGGGCCGGCCGCGGGCTACGGTCTCACGGGTCATGGGGTTGCGTTCCTTCACCGGACACCGCTCCTTCGCGTTCCGCCGATCCTCCCGGGAGATCCTCGTGCAGGCGCGCCAGCAGCCGGGCCAGCAGGTCCCGTTCCTCGGGAGCCAGGCCCTCCAGTCGCCGGTTGACGGCCTCTTCCAGGCAGGCGCGGGCCGCCCGCAGGGCCTCCTGCCCCTCCGGGGTCAGGGCCAGCCGGTAGCGCCGCAGGTCCTGGGGATCGACCTGGCGCCTCACCCAGCCCTCGGCCTCCAGGCGCCGCAGGATGTGGCTGGCGGTCGGAGCCGGCACGCCCATGGCCGAGGCAACGCCGGAGGGCGTGCCGCAGCGCCGCACCATGGCCAGGGCGAAGGACGCCATGCGGAAGAGGCCGTGCCGCTCCAGGCAGGGCGTGGCCTCCCGCAGGACGACCTGCTGCAGGCGCCAGATGTGCTGAAGGATCTCCCAACCGTTCATCATGGGGATCGTAGGCGGGGCGAAGATCGTTGTCAAGCGAAATATTTTCACTATAAAACAAGCTCCGGCTGCCTGCGGCGGGGATGGCCCGCTGCCGCCGCTTGGATCGCCCGTGGCATTGGCAGCCACCGCCCGCAGCGCCTGTGGGCGACCGCCCGCCGCGGCCCTGCCGCTAGGACTGCCCGCCGCCCGCCCCGCCGGCCAGCCAGGACCGGGCCTCCCGCAAGAGCCGCAGCCGCTCGGCATAGGGCACCGTGCTGCGGCCCGACGGGTTGGGCGCGACGAACTCGGCCACCCCGGGCACCGTCTGGCGCGGCTGCAGGCCCCATTCCACGGGCGCCGTGCGGGCCAGCCCGGCGTAGGCCCGGTAGACCTGCTTGCCCAGGAGGATCACCAGCCGCGGCCGGAAGCGGGCCACCTTCTCCCGCAGGGCGGCACCGCCCGCGCGGAGTTCGTCCCAGGTCAAATCGGCCTCCCCCCGGGTGGCCCGGGGCACCACGTTGGTCACCCCCAGCCCCCACCGGGGCAGCAGCCCGTCCTCTTCAGGCCGCAGGACCCGCGGCACGAAGCCCGCCTCGTGCAGCAGGCGCCAGAACAGGTTGTTGGGCCCGGCGAAGTGGTGGCCGGCGGTGGCGCTGGCCCGCCCCGGGTTGAGCCCGACGAACACGGCCCCAAGCCCCGGCGCCAGCACGTCGGGGACCTGCATGCGCTCCCAGTGGAGCGCCCGCAGTTCTTGCAACACGGGCATGGCCTCGAGATCCTCGGGGGTCACCGCCTCCCAGCGGATGCCCCGCGGCTTGGGGTAGGGGGTGCGGGTGAAGATCACCTCGTCGGGGGTGACGATGATGTCCACCGAAAGGTCGTGGGGCGCCACGGGCAGCCGCTCCACGATCTGCAGGGGGTGGACCGTGGTCACCACGGGCAGTTCGGGATGCCCGAGCTCCCGCAGGAGGGCGTACTCGTAGTCCGCATAGCCCTCCCCCTTCCCCGCCCGGGCCCCGTCCCGGGTGACGGCGACGGCGCCGGCCACCACCAGATCGATGGGCGCCGCCTCCGGAGTCATCTCGTCCAGGGTGACGAACCGGCCGTACTCCGCAGCCCTGCCCAGCTGGGCCGCGCGCCGCTCCTCGCCGCGGGGGACGTCTTCGGGCCGGATGCGCAGGAAGGCCCCGCGGAGGCGCGGCGTGGGCATGTACACGGTCTTGCCGTCGGCCAGGGCCATGGCCCGGACGGGCAGCTGGGGCGTGTCGGGGTTGACCTTCAGGGCCCGGGCGCGGCGGTAGACGTCCAGCTCCCGCAGCCGGGCCGCCGCCCGCTCGGCGCCTTTGAAGTTGGGGATGCGGCCTTCGATGGGAAAGGGGAAGCGGGCAGCACCGGCCTCCCGCAGCCGCCGGTACACCTCTTGACGGGCCGCTGCCTTGGCGGCGCCGGCCTCGCTGGCAGAGCCGGCCTCGCTGGCGGATCCGGCCTCCCAGGAGTGCCCGGCGCCCGCCGGCGCCCTGCCGCCGCCCTTGCCCTCCCCGGCCGCCGGCTCCAAGGCCCTCTCCCTCCATGCGCCATCTTTCGCCACAAGCTTCACCCGCGCTGGTCCGATCCTGACCCGCTGAGCGGCGCAGGCCCGTACCGGACCGCGGCGGCAGGATATGCCTTCACGTGACTTTTGCTGCAAGGACTGGTCCCGTTCCTCCAACACTTTTATCATGTTCATCGGACCGTCAGCATTTGTCGGGGAAAGAAAGGAGGGACCCGCCTCACAGCGGGGCAAAGCACATGAACAGCTTGCTCTGGATCCCGCTGGCCGGGAGCCTGCTGTCGCTCCTCACCGGACTCGTGTTTGCCAACCGCATCGTCCGGCTGCCGGTGGATCACCCCGCCGTGGTCGACATCGGCAGCCACATCCAGGCGGGGGCGACGGCGTACCTGAACCGCCAGTACCGCACCCTGGCCGTGGTGGCCGCGGTGCTGTTCATCATCCTGGCGGCCGCGCCGGGGATGGGCCTGACGACGGCCGTCTGGTTCCTCGCGGGTGCCGTCCTGTCAGCAGCGGCGGGTTACATCGGGATGAACGTGGCCGTGCGGGCCAACATGCGCACGGCCATGGCGGCGCGCCAGGGGCTGGCGGCCGCCTTCCGCGTGGCCCTGCAGGGCGGGGCCGTCACCGGCCTGATGGTGGTCGGTCTCGGCCTGCTGGGTGTGACGGCGCTGGTGTGGCTCACCGGCGCCCAGAACAACTCGGCGCTGGTGGGCTTCGGCTTCGGCGCCAGCCTGATCTCGGTCTTCGCCCGCCTGGGCGGCGGCATCTACACCAAGGCGGCCGACGTGGGCGCCGACCTGGTGGGCAAGGTGGAGGCCGGCATCCCTGAGGACGACCCGCGCAACCCCGCGGTCATCGCCGACAACGTGGGCGACAACGTGGGCGACGACGCCGGCATGGCGGCGGACCTGTTCGAGACCTACGCCGTCACGGCGGTCGCGGCCATCCTCCTGGGCCTGCTGACCCCGGAGTTCGCCGGCGATTCCCGGTTCGTCTTCTTCCCGCTGCTGGTGGGCGCCGTGGGCATCGTGAGCTCCATCGCCGGCGTGCTGGCGACCCCGCCGGCCAAGCCGGGGGGCATCATGCGGGCCCTCTACCAGGGCGCCCTGGCCAGCGGCATCATCGGCACCATCGGCTTCTTCGCGGTGACCCGATGGCTCGGCCTGGACATGAGCCTGTTCTATGCCTCCCTGATCGGCCTCGGCGTCACCGTGGCGATGATCATCATCACCGAGTACTACACCTCGGCCAACTACCGGCCGGTGCAGAACATCGCCCACGCCTCCCAGACCGGCCACGCGACCAACATCATCGCCGGCCTGGCCGTGGGCATGCGCTCCACGGCGGTACCGGCCCTGGTCATCGCCGTGGCCATCCTGCTGGCCTACAACCTGGCCGGGCTCTACGGCGTGGCCATCGCGGCCATGGCGATGCTGTCCCTGACGGGCATCATCGTCACCATGGACGCCTACGGCCCCATCACCGACAACGCCGGCGGCCTGGCGGAGATGGCCGACCTGGAAGACTCCGTCCGGGAGGTCACCGACCAGCTGGACGCCGTGGGCAACACCACCAAGGCGGTGACCAAGGGCTACGCCATCGGTTCGGCGGGACTGGCCGCCCTGGTGCTCTTCGCCTCCTACGTGGAAGAACTCGGCAAGGCCGGCGCCCAGGCCCTGACCTTCGACCTGGG is part of the Thermaerobacter subterraneus DSM 13965 genome and harbors:
- a CDS encoding MDR family MFS transporter, whose translation is MKERNPMTRETVARGRPGAGTPGRSGGGSPSTAASPGAEPASAPGAGAWAGTAAGGAAQAGGVAEAGAAPAGYRPGERRLAMIGVLLSMFLGALDQTIVATAMPRVVEELHGLDRYAWVATAYLLATVVALPIFGRLNELLPGKWVFTTAASLFLAGSALCGLSPSMDALIAFRAFQGIGGGGLFATSITTIGLLYPPRERGRVQGVFAAVFGLSSVIGPWVGGLLTDHINWRWVFYVNMPVGIVALYFLLRHMPLLPPVRRSAFDLPGAVTMALWTVPLILACAWGGSTYPWSSPVIVGLLALAAVGLGLFIAVERRSPQPLFDLTLFANPTFRWSVLALLFFGGTFLGSVMFLPLYLVQVKGFSASNSGLALTPLTFGTMAGSLLAGQLATRYGRYKPMLLVSSVGSVALFLVFHEVLRVDTPLWQVLVLMVLLGFVFGPSMPLYGMAVQNSVSRERLGTASSATQFFRQVGSTVAVALLGTVLSGALHDGMIRHLPPAYQAATQSIQMPAEGMTGGTDLAARVRQGFEAVLADVEKALRGDEQAYARLQADPRVPAALKEKLPEGGVRAQVRQQVAGLKAALAAALQGDEQARQALLANPALPASLRQLVEHPPAEPAVRQAALAAAEQALDGRVDAMAAQAEEQAIAQIRRAMEQQVDQAVATFRNAFNQAVTEALRQVYLYTAAMAVMGLFCLFFLPDEELKRSYAQAEAVPAPARQ
- a CDS encoding MarR family winged helix-turn-helix transcriptional regulator, encoding MTTIFAPPTIPMMNGWEILQHIWRLQQVVLREATPCLERHGLFRMASFALAMVRRCGTPSGVASAMGVPAPTASHILRRLEAEGWVRRQVDPQDLRRYRLALTPEGQEALRAARACLEEAVNRRLEGLAPEERDLLARLLARLHEDLPGGSAEREGAVSGEGTQPHDP
- a CDS encoding 5-formyltetrahydrofolate cyclo-ligase produces the protein MEPAAGEGKGGGRAPAGAGHSWEAGSASEAGSASEAGAAKAAARQEVYRRLREAGAARFPFPIEGRIPNFKGAERAAARLRELDVYRRARALKVNPDTPQLPVRAMALADGKTVYMPTPRLRGAFLRIRPEDVPRGEERRAAQLGRAAEYGRFVTLDEMTPEAAPIDLVVAGAVAVTRDGARAGKGEGYADYEYALLRELGHPELPVVTTVHPLQIVERLPVAPHDLSVDIIVTPDEVIFTRTPYPKPRGIRWEAVTPEDLEAMPVLQELRALHWERMQVPDVLAPGLGAVFVGLNPGRASATAGHHFAGPNNLFWRLLHEAGFVPRVLRPEEDGLLPRWGLGVTNVVPRATRGEADLTWDELRAGGAALREKVARFRPRLVILLGKQVYRAYAGLARTAPVEWGLQPRQTVPGVAEFVAPNPSGRSTVPYAERLRLLREARSWLAGGAGGGQS
- a CDS encoding sodium-translocating pyrophosphatase, translated to MNSLLWIPLAGSLLSLLTGLVFANRIVRLPVDHPAVVDIGSHIQAGATAYLNRQYRTLAVVAAVLFIILAAAPGMGLTTAVWFLAGAVLSAAAGYIGMNVAVRANMRTAMAARQGLAAAFRVALQGGAVTGLMVVGLGLLGVTALVWLTGAQNNSALVGFGFGASLISVFARLGGGIYTKAADVGADLVGKVEAGIPEDDPRNPAVIADNVGDNVGDDAGMAADLFETYAVTAVAAILLGLLTPEFAGDSRFVFFPLLVGAVGIVSSIAGVLATPPAKPGGIMRALYQGALASGIIGTIGFFAVTRWLGLDMSLFYASLIGLGVTVAMIIITEYYTSANYRPVQNIAHASQTGHATNIIAGLAVGMRSTAVPALVIAVAILLAYNLAGLYGVAIAAMAMLSLTGIIVTMDAYGPITDNAGGLAEMADLEDSVREVTDQLDAVGNTTKAVTKGYAIGSAGLAALVLFASYVEELGKAGAQALTFDLGDPYVLAGLLIGGVLPFLFASMSMEAVGRAAFDVVEEVRRQFREIPGIMERKAKPDYGRAVDIVTRAALREMVVPGLIPVLGPVVVGLALGPKALGGLIVGSIITGLFIAIQMTNGGGSWDNAKKYIEMGHYGGKGTEAHAAAVTGDTVGDPYKDTAGPAINPMIKIINIVALLIAPIVASLWL